The Cellulophaga sp. L1A9 genome window below encodes:
- a CDS encoding DUF885 family protein translates to MKKILIISLCLFGLYSCKEEAKKEPAVAMHNTEFDTVLEDYFEESLKLYPLNATSQGDARYNDILPNFLSDEFIASENKFYSNYKQKLAEIKEESLTPSQQMSKEILLWECDRNLERLGFREELLPINQMWTMQLMMGQLASGASSQPFKTVADYDNWLKRLDAYTTWLASAKTRMEEGIKTGHVLPKALVTKVTPQLKDMTESDLDKHLFFSPIKSIPESFSDVDTDRLTEAYSAMISEKIIPAYQNLYDYMNSEYMDAARTTSGIEGIPNGKEYYDYSIKLYTTTDMTADEIHQLGLSEVARISSEMEKIKKDVGFEGDLKAFFDFVRNKKELMPFTSPEQVIENFNKIHERMKPQVDKLFGKQPKTPFEVRRTEAFREASASAEYNPGSIDGTRPGIFYTPIPDVTKYNMYSDEDLFLHEAIPGHHFQISLTQENEDLPKFRKTLWYSAYGEGWALYTESLGKELGLYTDPYQYFGMLGAEMHRAIRLVVDTGLHSKGWTREEAIQYSLDNEAESEAGITSEIERYMANPGQALSYKIGQLKIMELRAKAEKELGDKFDIKAFHNQVLETGCVPLALLEKKINTWISNSK, encoded by the coding sequence ATGAAAAAAATTCTAATAATTAGTTTGTGCCTATTCGGCCTATACTCATGTAAAGAAGAGGCTAAAAAAGAACCTGCTGTCGCCATGCACAACACCGAATTTGACACTGTACTTGAAGACTATTTTGAAGAGAGCCTAAAACTATATCCTTTAAATGCTACCTCACAAGGAGATGCCCGTTACAATGATATTTTACCCAATTTTTTAAGTGATGAATTTATAGCCTCTGAAAACAAATTTTACTCTAACTACAAGCAAAAGCTAGCCGAAATAAAGGAAGAATCGCTTACGCCTAGCCAACAAATGAGTAAAGAAATTTTACTTTGGGAATGCGACCGTAATTTAGAACGTTTAGGTTTTAGAGAAGAACTACTTCCTATAAACCAAATGTGGACCATGCAATTAATGATGGGACAATTAGCCAGTGGCGCAAGCTCGCAGCCCTTTAAAACGGTTGCCGATTATGACAATTGGTTAAAAAGGTTAGACGCCTACACAACATGGTTGGCTAGTGCTAAAACAAGAATGGAAGAAGGTATAAAAACAGGTCATGTACTGCCAAAAGCGTTAGTAACTAAAGTTACACCACAGCTAAAAGATATGACAGAAAGTGATTTGGACAAACATTTGTTCTTCTCTCCTATAAAAAGTATTCCGGAAAGCTTTTCAGATGTAGACACCGACCGTTTAACAGAGGCTTATTCTGCTATGATTTCTGAAAAAATTATCCCTGCATACCAAAATTTGTACGACTACATGAATTCAGAATACATGGATGCCGCTAGAACCACCAGTGGTATTGAAGGCATTCCTAATGGGAAAGAATATTACGACTATTCCATAAAGTTATATACAACAACAGATATGACTGCTGATGAAATTCATCAATTAGGATTAAGTGAAGTAGCACGTATTTCTTCTGAAATGGAGAAAATTAAGAAGGATGTTGGTTTTGAAGGTGATTTAAAAGCCTTCTTTGACTTTGTACGTAATAAAAAGGAATTAATGCCTTTTACATCTCCAGAGCAAGTTATTGAAAACTTCAATAAAATTCATGAGAGAATGAAACCTCAAGTGGATAAACTTTTTGGAAAACAACCCAAAACACCTTTCGAGGTCAGAAGAACAGAAGCGTTTAGAGAAGCTTCTGCAAGCGCAGAATACAATCCTGGATCTATTGATGGCACGCGACCAGGTATTTTTTACACCCCAATACCAGACGTTACTAAATACAATATGTATTCTGACGAAGACTTGTTTTTACATGAAGCCATTCCTGGGCATCACTTTCAAATTTCATTGACACAAGAAAATGAAGATTTACCTAAGTTCAGAAAAACATTATGGTATAGTGCTTATGGAGAAGGTTGGGCATTATATACCGAGTCTTTAGGTAAAGAACTAGGACTATACACAGATCCGTACCAATATTTTGGAATGCTAGGAGCTGAAATGCACAGAGCAATACGTTTAGTTGTTGATACAGGTTTACATTCTAAAGGATGGACCAGAGAAGAAGCAATCCAATACTCTTTAGACAACGAGGCAGAATCTGAAGCAGGTATCACTTCTGAAATTGAACGCTATATGGCCAATCCTGGGCAAGCCTTATCCTACAAAATAGGACAACTTAAAATTATGGAGTTGCGTGCTAAAGCAGAAAAAGAATTAGGCGATAAATTTGATATTAAAGCATTTCACAACCAAGTTTTAGAAACCGGTTGTGTTCCCTTAGCTTTATTAGAAAAAAAGATTAATACGTGGATTTCAAATTCTAAATAA
- a CDS encoding TetR family transcriptional regulator C-terminal domain-containing protein, translated as MAKKSETKKITEDQIIGMYMDYVLEHETVPKSIYKFCKSNAIKEEEFYNFFGSVEGLQAAIWEKFYTNTVGVMAKNEDYESFSNQDKMLTFFFSMFELLTMNRSYVLFALREHDSMLKNLSQLKGLRSNIKIFASELVQDANADISFKITKKSPQLYAEGTWVQFLFLLKFWMEDTSAGFEKTDLAIEKSVKTIFDVFENTPLESIIDFGKFLYKEKFA; from the coding sequence ATGGCTAAAAAATCAGAAACAAAAAAAATTACAGAAGATCAAATAATAGGAATGTACATGGACTATGTCTTAGAACATGAAACTGTACCTAAATCTATTTATAAGTTTTGTAAGTCAAATGCTATCAAAGAAGAAGAGTTTTATAACTTCTTTGGTTCAGTAGAAGGGCTACAAGCGGCCATATGGGAAAAGTTTTACACCAATACTGTGGGCGTTATGGCTAAAAACGAGGATTACGAGTCATTTTCTAATCAAGATAAAATGCTCACTTTCTTTTTCTCTATGTTTGAATTACTTACCATGAATAGGAGTTATGTTCTTTTTGCATTAAGAGAACATGATAGCATGTTAAAGAACTTAAGCCAGTTAAAAGGCTTACGTTCTAATATAAAAATATTTGCATCAGAACTAGTACAAGATGCTAATGCAGATATATCGTTTAAAATCACAAAGAAAAGTCCACAATTATATGCTGAGGGTACTTGGGTGCAATTTTTATTCTTGCTGAAATTTTGGATGGAAGATACCAGTGCAGGGTTTGAGAAAACGGATTTAGCTATTGAAAAATCTGTAAAAACAATTTTTGATGTTTTTGAAAATACCCCTCTAGAGAGTATCATAGATTTTGGCAAATTCTTGTATAAGGAAAAATTTGCTTAA
- a CDS encoding TMEM43 family protein, protein MAVAILIPVSFFLVVFGITYLYYSTRNRERMALIEKGTDASIFNKGRSENASPVWKIFILNFALLLIGIGLAIFIASVLVATIGVLSEVAYPGTIFLMAGISLLVGFFVSKKLSN, encoded by the coding sequence ATGGCAGTAGCAATTTTAATCCCAGTTAGTTTTTTCTTAGTAGTTTTCGGAATTACTTACCTCTATTATTCAACGCGTAACAGAGAACGTATGGCTCTTATTGAAAAAGGAACAGATGCCAGTATTTTTAACAAAGGTAGAAGTGAAAATGCTTCTCCTGTATGGAAAATATTTATCTTAAATTTTGCCTTATTATTAATTGGTATAGGCTTGGCAATATTTATAGCCTCCGTTTTGGTTGCTACTATTGGAGTGCTTTCCGAAGTTGCTTATCCTGGCACTATATTTTTAATGGCGGGTATTAGTCTTTTAGTAGGTTTCTTCGTTAGTAAAAAACTATCAAACTAG
- a CDS encoding AarF/ABC1/UbiB kinase family protein, with product MKTLDKIPTGKIERAGKLVKTGVKIGGNYVKYYSKKLVNPELSKDELNEDNAGDIYDGLKSLKGSALKVAQMLSMEKNILPSAYVEKFSLSQFSVPPLSAPLVRKTFKKYLGKYPEEVYDTFDKDSINAASIGQVHKATKDGKTLAVKIQYPGVSESISSDLAIVKPIAIRMFNLKGKDSDKYFKEVENKLVEETNYILEMRQSQEITKACAVIPNMEFPEYYPDLSSERIITMDWMNGLHLSEFAKTSFTAAEGNKLGQALWDFYMFQIHGLRKVHADPHPGNFLVSKSNTLIAIDFGCIKEVPDEFYIPYFELAKKEVIENDSHFMEKLYELEILTPTDSEEEITFFKALFKEMLLLFTSPFNGDTFNFGSDDFWLQIADLSQRYSKDDQIRKMNGNRGSKHFLYMNRTFFGLFNLLHDLKAKVEVNNFRQYLD from the coding sequence ATGAAAACATTAGATAAAATTCCAACAGGTAAGATAGAAAGAGCAGGAAAGCTTGTGAAAACAGGCGTTAAGATTGGTGGTAACTATGTAAAATATTACAGCAAAAAGTTAGTAAATCCTGAGCTGTCAAAAGATGAATTGAATGAGGATAATGCGGGTGATATCTATGACGGACTCAAAAGTTTAAAGGGTAGCGCGCTTAAAGTGGCTCAAATGTTAAGCATGGAGAAAAATATTCTACCAAGTGCTTATGTAGAGAAATTTTCATTATCACAATTTTCTGTTCCGCCACTATCTGCACCTTTAGTGCGTAAAACGTTTAAAAAATATTTAGGAAAATATCCAGAAGAGGTTTATGATACTTTTGATAAAGATTCTATAAATGCAGCGAGTATAGGTCAAGTGCATAAGGCTACCAAAGATGGAAAAACCTTGGCAGTAAAAATTCAGTACCCAGGAGTGTCAGAAAGTATATCTAGTGATTTGGCTATTGTTAAACCTATAGCTATACGCATGTTCAACTTAAAAGGGAAAGATTCAGATAAATATTTTAAAGAAGTAGAGAATAAACTGGTAGAAGAGACCAATTATATTCTTGAAATGAGACAGAGTCAGGAAATTACAAAAGCATGCGCTGTAATTCCGAATATGGAATTTCCGGAATATTATCCAGACTTGTCTAGTGAACGAATCATTACCATGGATTGGATGAATGGTTTGCATTTAAGTGAGTTTGCTAAAACAAGTTTTACTGCTGCAGAAGGAAATAAATTGGGGCAGGCTTTATGGGACTTCTATATGTTCCAAATTCATGGACTTAGAAAGGTTCATGCAGATCCGCATCCAGGAAATTTTCTAGTAAGTAAGAGCAATACACTTATTGCTATAGATTTTGGTTGCATTAAAGAAGTGCCAGATGAGTTCTATATTCCTTATTTTGAACTTGCAAAGAAAGAGGTTATTGAAAATGATTCGCACTTTATGGAAAAACTGTACGAATTGGAGATTCTGACCCCTACAGATTCTGAAGAAGAAATTACATTTTTCAAAGCCTTATTTAAAGAGATGTTACTGTTGTTTACATCGCCTTTTAATGGAGATACTTTTAATTTTGGTTCTGATGATTTTTGGCTTCAAATAGCTGATTTGAGTCAGCGGTATTCTAAAGATGATCAGATAAGAAAAATGAATGGCAATAGAGGTTCAAAGCATTTCTTATACATGAATAGAACGTTCTTCGGACTCTTTAATTTACTTCACGATTTAAAAGCTAAGGTTGAGGTGAATAATTTTAGACAGTATTTAGATTAA
- a CDS encoding 3-oxoacyl-ACP synthase III family protein: MYNSKIIGLGHYVPENVVTNDDLSKVMDTNDAWIQERTGIKERRHVIKGDGDTTTTMGVKAAKIAIERAGIDKDDIDFIVFATLSPDYYFPGPGVLVQRDLGIKTVGALDVRNQCSGFVYAISVADQYIKTGMYKNVLVIGSELHSHGLDMSTRGRGVSVIFGDGAGAAVLSREEDNSKGILSTHLHSEGQHAEELSLIAPGMGKRWVTDIIADNDPNDESYFPYMNGQFVFKNAVVRFSEVIMEGLGANKLAPTDIDLLVPHQANLRISQFIQKKFKLSDDQVFNNIMNYGNTTAASIPIALTEAWEQGKVKEGDLVVLAAFGSGFTWGSVIIRW, from the coding sequence ATGTATAATTCGAAAATTATAGGCTTAGGACATTACGTTCCTGAAAACGTTGTGACTAATGATGATTTATCAAAGGTCATGGATACTAATGATGCGTGGATTCAAGAAAGAACAGGTATTAAAGAAAGACGTCATGTTATAAAAGGCGATGGCGATACTACCACTACAATGGGGGTTAAAGCTGCTAAAATCGCTATTGAAAGAGCAGGTATAGATAAAGATGATATTGATTTTATTGTATTTGCGACCTTAAGTCCAGATTATTATTTTCCTGGCCCAGGTGTCTTAGTGCAACGAGATTTAGGTATTAAAACAGTAGGAGCCTTAGACGTAAGAAATCAGTGTTCTGGTTTTGTTTACGCTATTTCTGTTGCCGATCAGTATATTAAAACAGGCATGTATAAGAATGTTTTAGTTATTGGATCAGAATTGCATTCTCATGGTTTAGATATGTCTACACGTGGTAGAGGTGTTTCTGTAATTTTTGGTGATGGAGCAGGGGCTGCGGTTTTATCAAGGGAAGAAGATAACAGCAAAGGAATCTTATCTACACATTTGCATTCTGAAGGGCAACATGCAGAGGAATTATCTTTGATAGCTCCAGGAATGGGAAAAAGATGGGTGACAGATATTATAGCAGATAATGATCCTAATGATGAATCTTATTTTCCATATATGAACGGTCAATTTGTATTTAAAAATGCAGTAGTCCGTTTTAGTGAAGTGATTATGGAAGGCTTAGGAGCAAATAAATTAGCGCCAACAGATATTGACCTACTGGTGCCACATCAGGCAAATTTGAGAATTTCTCAATTCATTCAGAAGAAATTTAAATTATCAGATGATCAAGTTTTTAATAATATTATGAACTACGGGAATACTACAGCCGCTTCAATTCCAATTGCTTTAACTGAGGCTTGGGAACAAGGCAAAGTAAAAGAAGGAGATTTAGTTGTACTAGCCGCATTTGGTAGTGGTTTTACATGGGGTAGTGTTATTATCCGCTGGTAA
- a CDS encoding MOSC domain-containing protein, translating into MKVISTNLGKSTTIQWNGKEEQTGIYKYPTSEAIQLLKEDVAKDTVIDRKHHGGTNKACYLYSADQYPYWKNLYPDLTWDWGMFGENLTIEGLNESELRIGDTYKIGTALVQITQPREPCYKLGIRFNDSKIIKQFVQHNYPGTYIKILEPGAVTAGDEMVLISQSENSLTINQYYQFLFSKNKDPEVVQLILSNDALPEYKKERLRNSLKTQ; encoded by the coding sequence ATGAAGGTAATTTCAACCAACTTAGGAAAGTCTACTACTATTCAATGGAATGGTAAAGAAGAACAAACAGGAATCTACAAATACCCAACTTCAGAGGCTATACAGCTTTTGAAAGAAGATGTTGCCAAGGACACGGTAATAGATAGAAAACACCATGGTGGTACCAACAAAGCTTGTTACCTGTACTCCGCAGATCAATATCCGTATTGGAAAAACCTGTATCCAGATTTAACATGGGATTGGGGAATGTTCGGCGAAAACTTAACTATTGAAGGTCTCAATGAGTCTGAATTAAGAATTGGTGACACCTACAAAATTGGTACTGCACTAGTCCAAATTACACAGCCCAGAGAGCCATGCTACAAATTAGGGATACGATTTAATGATTCTAAAATCATCAAACAATTTGTACAACACAATTACCCTGGCACCTACATAAAAATTTTAGAACCTGGAGCGGTTACCGCAGGTGACGAAATGGTACTCATCTCCCAATCTGAAAATAGCTTAACCATTAATCAATACTATCAATTTTTGTTCTCAAAAAACAAAGACCCTGAAGTGGTCCAGTTAATTTTGAGCAATGATGCTTTACCAGAATACAAAAAAGAAAGATTACGAAACTCACTAAAAACACAATAA
- a CDS encoding RNA polymerase sigma factor yields MNKRHDQHYIDETLRGDAQAFSVLINTYKHMVFTVALKITNNRENAEEVAQDTFVKAYHSLATFKGASKFSTWIYKITYYGALDYLKKNNRRIKTSTIESDHDINLSELTNVLDELELKDRQNCIKESLDQLGAEESVLVTLHYFEELSLQEISDIINIPANTIKVRLYRIRKKLAGILEKKLTPEAIKSYGRK; encoded by the coding sequence ATGAACAAGCGCCACGACCAACATTACATAGATGAAACATTAAGAGGTGATGCTCAAGCTTTTTCTGTATTGATTAATACCTATAAACATATGGTCTTTACCGTAGCATTAAAAATAACTAATAATAGAGAAAATGCAGAGGAGGTTGCTCAAGATACTTTTGTGAAGGCATACCATTCTTTAGCTACCTTTAAAGGAGCATCAAAATTTTCTACGTGGATTTATAAGATAACGTACTACGGCGCATTAGATTATTTGAAGAAAAATAATAGGAGAATTAAAACAAGTACAATCGAATCGGACCACGATATTAATCTATCAGAGCTTACAAACGTATTGGATGAGCTTGAGTTGAAAGACCGACAAAATTGTATTAAAGAATCTCTGGATCAATTGGGAGCAGAAGAGTCAGTATTGGTTACCTTACATTATTTTGAAGAATTATCATTACAAGAAATCTCTGATATTATTAATATACCAGCAAATACCATTAAGGTTCGCCTATATAGAATTAGAAAAAAATTAGCAGGTATTCTAGAAAAAAAATTAACCCCAGAAGCGATTAAAAGTTATGGAAGAAAATAA
- the htpG gene encoding molecular chaperone HtpG, with product MATGKINVSVDNIFPLIKKFLYSDHEIFLRELISNATDATLKLKHLTSIGEASVEYGNPIIEVKVDKEGKKIHIIDQGLGMTEDEVKKYINEVAFSGAEEFLDKYKDSAKDSGIIGHFGLGFYSAFMVASKVEIITKSFKDEPAVHWSCDGSPNFDLEPSDKTDRGTEIVLHVADDSTEFLEDNRISELLSKYNKFMPVPIKFGTRTETLPKPEGAKEEDEAPTEEVDNIINNPTPAWTKQPADLETKDYQEFYRELYPMQFEEPLFHIHLNVDYPFHLTGILYFPRLTNDLNSQKDKIQLYQNQVYVTDNVEGIVPEFLMMLRGVVDSPDIPLNVSRSYLQSDGAVKKISSYITRKVADKLSSLFKDNREDFEAKWNDIKIVIEYGMLSEDKFFEKADKFALYPTVDGKFFTFDELQEKIKANQTDKDGKLVILYASDKEAQHSYIQTAKDKGYEVLLLDSPIISHLMQKLETSKENISFTRVDSDHIENLIKKDEAQISKLSDEEKETLKKVLEETIANKSYTIQLEAMDSAASPFIITEPEFMRRMKEMQQTGGGGMFGMGNMPEMYNLTVNTNSELVSEILTTKTAKKKERLINQSLDLARLSKGLLKGEELTNFIKRSYEMVK from the coding sequence ATGGCGACAGGTAAGATTAATGTGTCCGTTGATAATATATTTCCTTTAATAAAGAAATTTCTTTACAGCGATCACGAAATATTTTTAAGAGAGTTGATTTCTAATGCGACAGATGCAACTTTAAAATTAAAGCATTTGACTTCTATTGGGGAAGCATCTGTAGAATATGGTAATCCAATTATCGAGGTAAAAGTTGATAAAGAAGGAAAGAAAATCCATATTATCGATCAAGGTTTGGGAATGACCGAGGACGAAGTAAAAAAGTACATTAATGAAGTAGCTTTTTCTGGTGCAGAAGAATTCTTAGACAAGTATAAAGACAGTGCAAAAGATTCTGGAATTATAGGTCACTTTGGTTTAGGATTTTACTCTGCCTTTATGGTAGCTAGTAAAGTAGAAATTATCACTAAGAGTTTTAAAGATGAGCCAGCAGTTCATTGGTCTTGTGATGGTTCTCCTAATTTTGATTTAGAACCTTCTGACAAAACAGATAGAGGTACTGAAATTGTACTTCATGTAGCTGATGATTCTACTGAGTTTTTAGAAGACAATAGAATTAGCGAGCTTTTATCTAAGTATAACAAGTTTATGCCAGTTCCAATAAAATTTGGAACTAGAACTGAAACATTACCAAAACCAGAAGGTGCTAAAGAAGAAGATGAAGCTCCTACAGAAGAGGTAGATAATATCATAAACAATCCTACTCCTGCTTGGACAAAACAACCAGCAGATTTAGAGACTAAAGATTACCAAGAGTTCTATAGAGAATTGTATCCAATGCAATTTGAGGAGCCTTTATTTCATATTCACTTAAATGTGGATTATCCTTTTCATTTAACTGGTATTTTATACTTCCCTAGGTTAACGAATGACTTAAATAGTCAGAAAGATAAAATTCAGTTATATCAGAATCAGGTGTATGTAACAGATAATGTTGAAGGTATTGTGCCTGAGTTTTTAATGATGCTTCGTGGTGTTGTAGACTCTCCAGACATTCCTTTAAATGTTTCTCGTTCTTACTTACAATCTGATGGTGCTGTAAAGAAAATATCATCTTATATCACAAGAAAAGTAGCTGATAAACTTTCTTCTTTATTTAAAGATAACAGAGAAGATTTTGAAGCAAAATGGAATGACATTAAAATAGTCATTGAATACGGTATGCTTTCTGAAGATAAATTCTTTGAAAAAGCAGATAAATTTGCACTTTACCCAACGGTAGATGGTAAGTTCTTTACGTTTGATGAATTGCAAGAGAAAATAAAAGCAAACCAAACAGATAAAGATGGTAAGTTAGTTATTCTTTACGCATCAGATAAAGAAGCACAACACAGTTATATTCAAACTGCAAAAGACAAAGGATACGAGGTGTTACTTTTAGATTCTCCTATTATTTCGCACTTGATGCAAAAACTAGAAACTTCTAAAGAAAATATTTCTTTTACACGTGTAGATTCTGATCATATTGAAAACTTGATCAAGAAAGATGAAGCGCAAATTTCTAAACTTTCTGATGAAGAAAAAGAGACCCTTAAAAAGGTTTTAGAAGAAACAATAGCGAATAAATCATATACGATTCAGTTAGAAGCTATGGATAGTGCTGCTTCTCCTTTTATCATTACGGAGCCTGAGTTTATGCGTCGTATGAAAGAGATGCAACAAACCGGTGGTGGCGGAATGTTCGGAATGGGGAATATGCCAGAAATGTATAACCTTACAGTGAACACAAACAGCGAGCTGGTATCTGAAATTTTAACTACAAAAACAGCTAAGAAAAAAGAACGATTAATTAATCAATCTTTAGATCTAGCGCGTTTATCAAAAGGACTATTAAAAGGTGAAGAACTTACAAACTTTATCAAGCGTAGTTACGAGATGGTGAAATAA
- a CDS encoding MauE/DoxX family redox-associated membrane protein produces MNYPFHLYLLAAIYVFAGVMHFIKPKTYLRIMPRYLPNHKLLVSLSGIAEIALGIGLCFPATKNLSIYGIIAMLTVFLLVHFYMLSGEKQSAGIPKWILILRIPLQFGLMYWAYYYLIY; encoded by the coding sequence ATGAATTACCCGTTTCACTTATACCTATTGGCCGCGATCTATGTGTTTGCGGGTGTTATGCATTTTATAAAACCAAAAACCTATCTGCGCATTATGCCCAGATACCTACCTAATCACAAGCTGCTAGTATCTTTAAGTGGTATAGCGGAAATAGCACTAGGCATAGGCCTCTGTTTCCCTGCTACAAAGAATTTATCCATTTACGGAATTATAGCCATGCTCACTGTTTTCTTATTGGTTCACTTCTATATGCTTTCGGGAGAAAAGCAAAGTGCAGGAATCCCAAAATGGATCCTGATCCTGAGAATCCCGTTACAATTCGGATTAATGTATTGGGCGTATTACTATTTAATATACTGA